The DNA region CATACGCATATATTAGAGTATCAACAGACAAACAGGACTTAGAAAATCAAAAATTTGCAATACTTCAATATGCAAATAACAAAAAACTTGGAAATGTAGAGTTTATTGAAGAAGCTGTGAGTGGTCGTATATCTTGGAAAAACAGAAAACTGAAAGACCTTGTTGATAATCTACAATCAGGAGATAACCTAATAGTTGCAGAACTATCAAGACTTGG from Persephonella sp. includes:
- a CDS encoding recombinase family protein; protein product: MSKTYAYIRVSTDKQDLENQKFAILQYANNKKLGNVEFIEEAVSGRISWKNRKLKDLVDNLQSGDNLIVAELSRLG